ACATTGATTACAGGAATGCTCGCCCAGAATATGTAAATGCATTTTGGAATGTTGTTAACTGGGACTTTGTTAGCGAAAACATGGGTTAAAATTACGGAGAAATTATGCCACTTGTGACTACATACAACCCTCTACCCGTTTCATTTTCACATGGTAAAGGAGTATGGCTCTATGATGAACACAATAAAGCCTATTTAGACAGTTTTAGTGGCATAGCCGTTTGTGGCTTGGGACATGCACATCCTGAAGTGACGAAGACCATTCAAAAACAAGCAGCACAATTAATCCACACCTCTAATGTTTTTAAAATAAAAGAACAGCAGGAACTCGCTGAGAAATTAATCCAACTAACCGGAATGAACCAAGTCTTTTTTGCGAACTCTGGGGCTGAAGCGAACGAAGCAGCCATTAAACTTACACGTTTGTTTGGTCACAAAAAAGAAATTGAAAGCCCTGCTATTATTGTAATGGAAGGCGCTTTTCACGGCCGTACAATGGCTACGCTCACCGCCTCAGGTAGCAGGAAGGTACAAGCAGGATTTGAACCATTAGTACCCGGTTTTATCCGTGCACCCTTTAATGACCTGGAGGCTATCAACACGATTGCAAAAAACCGCGACGATATTGTTGCCGTTATGCTCGAGCCTATTCAAGGCGAGGGAGGGATATTTGTCGCAGATGATTCTTATCTACGAAATTTAGAAAAAACCTGCGAAAAAAATAATTGGTTGTTAATTCTGGATGAAATCCAAACTGGGAATGGTCGTACAGGTAAACTATTTTCTTATATGGATGCTGGTATTAAGCCCGATATTGTCACTACCGCCAAAGGGTTAGGTAACGGCTTTCCTATTGGGGCGTGCCTCATGGGGGAAAAAGCGAGCGATCTTTTTAAACCAGGTAATCATGGGTCCACTTTTGGGGGCAATCCCTTAGCCTGTGCAACCGCGTTAACGGTACTTGAGGTTATAGAAAAAGATAAAATTTGTGAGCAGGTCACGCAAAATAGTATTTTTTTGCGTGACCAATTAATTAGTGCTTTAAGTGATCACCCTAATGTAAAAGCTATTCGGGGGAAAGGGTTCATGTTTGGTATTGAAATAGACAGGCCCGCAAATGATTTGAAGCTTATAGGATTGGAACACGGAATTTTAATTAATATCACTGCAGAATCTGTTATACGTTTACTCCCCGCATTAATCATTTCAAAAGAGGAAATTGAAGAAATGGTTAAACGATTGACGCGCTGTATTAATCAGTTCGTGGGCTTATAGGTTGATGCAATTAATTTAGATTGTTGCCTTCCGCTAACTATATCCGGTTCGGTTTCTTACCACCTCGAATAAACTTATGCCGGTGGCAACGGATACATTTAAGCTCGATACACTGCCTAACATAGGAATAGAAAATAATTCATCGCATTTTTCCCGGGTTAAACGGCGCATCCCTTCTCCTTCTGCACCCATCACAATTGCAATACCCGCTTTGAAATCCATTTCAAACAAACTTTTTTTGGCTTCTCCGGCTGCGCCATAGACCCAGATCCCTTCTTTTTTTAAAAGATCGATACTTCTTGCCAAATTAGTAACACGAACAAATGGAATAGACTCCAAAGCACCACTTGCGAC
Above is a genomic segment from Legionella adelaidensis containing:
- a CDS encoding aspartate aminotransferase family protein, which encodes MPLVTTYNPLPVSFSHGKGVWLYDEHNKAYLDSFSGIAVCGLGHAHPEVTKTIQKQAAQLIHTSNVFKIKEQQELAEKLIQLTGMNQVFFANSGAEANEAAIKLTRLFGHKKEIESPAIIVMEGAFHGRTMATLTASGSRKVQAGFEPLVPGFIRAPFNDLEAINTIAKNRDDIVAVMLEPIQGEGGIFVADDSYLRNLEKTCEKNNWLLILDEIQTGNGRTGKLFSYMDAGIKPDIVTTAKGLGNGFPIGACLMGEKASDLFKPGNHGSTFGGNPLACATALTVLEVIEKDKICEQVTQNSIFLRDQLISALSDHPNVKAIRGKGFMFGIEIDRPANDLKLIGLEHGILINITAESVIRLLPALIISKEEIEEMVKRLTRCINQFVGL